Sequence from the Chelonoidis abingdonii isolate Lonesome George chromosome 1, CheloAbing_2.0, whole genome shotgun sequence genome:
GTTGTGCCCAGGTAGGGGACTGCCCATGGAagggaactacaactcccaaaacacctccctcccctctctgtctcttccctcctcctgcttGTTCTCGCTACAGAAGGCAGTGTAGATAGGGCATTTTATGGGCTGACATTCAGTTTGTCACCTCAGAGGTGAAATATGACCGAGTTCTGGAGGATGTTGTATTAGTGTATGCAaataacttgtttaaaaaaatcaatcatttttttacagtgaaagaaaTATGTATCATTTTATTCTTTTGCTAGGCGCTACAATGCTAACATTAAGAGTGCGTGACCTTAATCCGCAGGAATGTATTTGAACCGGTTCAAACAGGTTCAATGTTGTTGAACCGGTTACTGAACCATCATTCTAAGTTAGTGCCTGAACCGGAGCCAAACTGGATCAGGGGTGccagaatgggggcaggggccatgccccctccccaccttttaCCATCTGTAAGGATGAACAAGGGGGGAGAGGAACGAGGGGGGGAAGGGTCTtggagggaagaggtggtgcaAGGGCGGGGCCTTGGGAAGAAGGGGCAGGTCCTTGAGGGTGGCATGGGGCAGGGTCATGGTTTGGGCACCTGTGGCCTCCCACTTTTAGGGTGCTTCCGCCACTCCTGAGCTGGAGAGTTAGGAAATATCGATGAACATGAACTAGAAATGAACCAGAATTTTTAACGGTTTGACTCCCTGGAAACAGgacactaggctagatggatcaAGGATCTAAACTCGTACAGCAGGGTACGAGATTCCACAGAGTACTGCCCCACCTAGTGGGGTGATTTGTATTCCTAACCCTGAGCCCTACTCCTCATCAGCAACACTCCAATATCGACCAGCTCCACTCAAGGGGTTAATAAACTCCACCTCACTTGGCTAAAGCTGCTAAGAATCAATCAGCTAAAGCTGTAAGTTATATTTCCAGAAGCAGTGTGAGAGGCAGACTGGGCAGGGGAAGGATCAATCCCAAAGACAACCTGGGTCTGCTGCAAGGAACACACGATGGTACAACATGCTCCTGTGGGTTAAGGCCTGGGAGCTCATGGTTTTAAAACTTGAAGCACAGGCACCAGAACCAAGATGAACCAAAGAGCGTGGCTCTTTGTCCCCCCCAGTGGCTAGTCCGTGACAGATGCTGAGTTATGGAAGCTGAGCTCTTTAGCTGAAGTTGCAATAGTGTACCTAGTGCttacacagtgcttttcatcagcagatctcaaagcacttgacaaaggagGGCAGTGAAATCATCTCTtcctcttttacagatggggaaacgacttacccaaggtcatccagcaggccagtggcagagctaggaataaaaccCAAGTCTTCCGAGTCCCAGTCCAATACTCTATTAGGTCACATTGCCACCCACAAAGTACTCATGGTTTGAGATCTAGAGGTCCCAAGTTCAATCGCCATTGCTGCCAGCCCACCCAGGGAATTGTGTTACACAAAAATTCAGACAGCACCAAGGAGGCAGAACCACTCCAGTCCCACATATCCATTCCTTATTGCCCAGCCCAGCAACTCTCTCTGTGACCAACAGGCAAGTGACATACAGACATTCCTTCTCCCATCCCCGGGCAGGGCGTAGCAAAGACCTTAGGGGAAACAGCTAAGAGCAAAGTGATGAGAGCAGAAACCCTGCCCCACAATAGTACATGGAAAGAGCTAGCTGCCTCCTCAGCCTCAGGACTCTCAGGAATGATTAGCAGCTGGGAACTCAGGATCCTCAACTCAGGtgatccttctcctccccataCCCTGCAATGAAACACCCTCAGAGAACATGAAGGGGAGCAGAAAACAGGTGCCGCCACTCACTCTTTGCGCTGCTCAGCCAGCGAGCTGCCCCGTGTCAACGCGAACATGTCAAACTCTTCCTCCAGTTTGCCGGAGCTGTTTAGGGACTGCAGCCCTGCACTGACGCTGCCGGAGCCCAGATCTGCGGGGGCAAGAGAGGAGCAAGATATATACACAGCACAAGagaaacaccacaagacagagaGTGGGGGCTTGCGCAGCTAGTTTGAAAGCTTGATGCTAATTAAAACAGGTCCAACTTCTGCTTCAGggcccccttcctctccttctgggcagtggctgcaggggaaaatCCATCTCTATGGCTATTCAGTGGATGCATTTGGATTTCAGACAATGCCCCTCAAGAGCACCAGATTCACCAGCTTATTGCACTGATTCCCGGGCGATGCCCCTTTAAGACAGTGAAGGCAGGGTGAGTCATACCCTAATAATTACAAACAATGCATCTGATTTTCCTCGCGCCTCCTGTCTCCAGAGCATTgtacaaacattagctaattgatgcccccacatccctccctgaGGAGCTCCAAACCTAGGAGGGGTCACTGCTTGGTTACTTACTTATTCCAGCCAGCTGAGAGGAGAGGCTGTTGGCAGCTTCAGGCGGCTTGTCTATCAGAGGTGCACTGGGCCCCGTATTGGTCCAACTGTTTTCCACCTCAATTGGGACCTTCGGGGAAAGAGGAGAGTTATTTTCTACTCCTGCAGCCTGGGTTTAGCCCTCACTGATCCCTGCCCATTTTGCTCACCACATGCATCTGAGAGGGAGGCCCTCCTTAGCAAGAGAGGTAGGCCACAGGGCCTCCCCGCTGCTCCTTGCAGGGAGTGGGCTCTGAATGGTGTCAAAGCAAATTTTCCCTAGGTCACCATCCTCCTGTTTCTCTTAGATGCCAGCAGATCAAGTGCTAGCTCAGAGGCCATAACAGTGCTGATACTGGTGCGTCTTATCCTTTTCTATCCAGGGACCTGCCCCTTGCTGAGTAATACACGACGAGTGCGGTGGTTGCTACCCCGACACCCGTCTGCCGTTGGTCCAGGAGtcacaacccccaggttgagagaCCACACTGGATACCCACATCACTGCCCGCCCTAGATGAGACGTTGGGATTGGGAATGAAATGTTCTCCCACATGCCAGTGCAGGCCAAGCCAATGCAGCAGACCAGCTGGGTTTCAGAGCAGTGCTTACAGCTTGTGAGGAAGGCATAGCAATTCTCCCTCCACCCAACCCAAAAACCGTAGGGCGTGGAGGATGCAAACCAGACTTCAGTACATTCATATCTGCAAGACGCCCAGAAACCTGCATGGGAAGGGAGTTCAGAGTTACCTTAATGGGCTGGCCAGCCCGGAGCCGCTCGAACCTGCAAGGGAGGGGTGAAATGAGACTACTTTCTATGGCAAGAGCTTTTGTGGCTGCCAAGCATTTCAAGTAATTATTCACCCTGATCCTTCTGGCTTAACCCCTCACCCCAAGGGCTGGCTTGGCCTGCCCCATCACacctggaggaaggagggaccCCCGTTTGGGGCCAGAGTCTGACCCAAGGTAACAGATCCTAGAGGAAATCCAAAGGGGGCATGTCCTGGGGGATTGCACAGGGAAGTATCTAATGCCCCCCTGGAAGTATTCCCACCCCAATTGACCCAggagtagctttttttttttttttctccaatgggaggggggagaatccCCTTGTTTCCTTCCAGGATTCATTCAATTCTCCTACTAGAATTACAGGAGGGGCTGGTGGAATGTCGGAGAGTGGCCAATGCCTCTGCACATGCTAGAAATCTGGATATCTACCCTCTCTGTTCTGCTCAGCAGCCTTGTGACTTGGGGGCCTGCTCTGAAGCCTTCCTATGTAGCCTGAAGGCAGCTCTTTCCTCCTGTCTGccccttcagggctgggctgCAGAGATCTCTTTATGTCCCATCAATAACGACACAAAGCCGGGCATCAAAAAGGGCCAGAGATGAACCAGCACAAGTTGGAGCAGAGAGACCCTGCATTTTCTTGAGTAGGGGGAAGATGGTGGACCCGGGTTGATAGGCTTTGCCGGTTACATTCACGGAAAGACAGAGACATGGGGCAGAATGGGAGCTGCCATGGGAGAACGAGCCAGTGGCTTGTTCCTTGGGAAAGAGCTGGGCTGCTGTgtgagaggcagggagggagaggacgATGGCGCGGGGCTTCAGGGGTACCGTTCGTAGCGCAGGAACACGTTGTTAAGGTTGTCGTTGACGATGAGCAGCTCCTCCGTTAGCTGTTCGTGGAGGATACGGGGGATCAGCTCCAGCACACGCTGCTGCATCGCTTTACATGTTCGGTTCAGTTCCTGCCCACGGTAAAAAGAAGGCACCACAACTGTCGGGCCAAGGACACGGGGTAGCCTGAGAGTTCCCAGCGTTCAGGGGTCTGGGTTTAATAGTCGAAGACTAATGGAAGCCAAGCCCATTGCGTGAGGGGCTTGAGGGGCTCTTACAGTTACTGGCCTGGTTGGGTCTCCCAGCTGGAGAAAGCTAAACCTGGGCCCCTGGTTAAGTAGAAACACTCAATTTCCCAGTCAGAAATAGACAGTCAAGCCCCTTGGAGACTATTCCGTGGCCTAACAGCTCCCACTGGTGGGCAACCTTTCCTTGCAGTTCAGACtaaattttcccctttcttaatttcattctgTCACTCCTCATTATACTCCATGACAGCCCACCCTAAATAATTCTCTCTGTAACATGCCCAGCCCCCTCGCAGCTAAGTGCAATTTCTCTCCCTGCAGGGCATGAACATCACTGAGTTCGCTGAGCCATCACTTAGCTGAGCTCTCCgtatttctctcttctcccctgacATCTGCTGGAGATTCCTTACCTGAAGGAGTTCAAGGTCAGAGGGCTCAGCCTGTCCAGGCACCAGCTCTGTCAGCATCTCAGACATCACCTTCACGTTCCCGTTCACCACTTCCAGCTCGCTGCGCAGCTTCCCAATCTGCAAAGGCAAGAGGAAAGTGCTGACCAGGATCCGACTGCCCACAGCCTGGGCTAAGGAAGGCTACACGGTTAAGGACTAAGAGAACTGCTACTGCTGTAGACTCGACTCTGACTCTGGTTACAGTCTCAGGAGCTCTACCAACTGGGAATTTTCTAGGCCCTCTAGTTACTATCTCACGGGGCTCCACTtgctggagatagaacccaggcaaCCACCAATACCTTCCACCAGGCCGTGTTCCTGCATTTTATGGGTTGGCACAAGCTGCTATTGTGGTCCAGGTCCCTCTTCACAGCCATTCAGAGAGTCTCACTTGCAAAACGAACAGCGCAGGAGAACAAAATAAACCTCAGTCCGAGGCTGAGCCTGTGCTGAGTGCCAGAGGCAGCTAATGAGCCTCAGTGGTTTGTTCACCTCCCATTAGTGCAAGGGCACTAAGTCCGCTAGAAGCTGGAGAATTCCTTCCTTCTAGGGGAAGGAGGTGAGAATCTGATGTCATGTTGAGTCGGTGGGAGTGTGGAGGGAGCAAggacagggaaaggggtggaatcaCTGGCTTCCAGACACTTCCTCCCCGGGCCAGAGCTGACAGCCAGGAGTCATTCATACAGGTGGAGGAAAATCAGCTGGGAGCGGGGCAAAGAGAGATGAAAATGAGGTACTGGTTGAGCAAACTGTTGCCATGATGAGACATTGAGGAAATGGAAGCCAGGAGCCTGTTCCTGTAAAATCTCTGTCTCAGCACCACTCTTCATCTGTGTGGTTGTGCATCAGGAGACTCCATCTCCTTTCTGTGCTCATTCTGAGTGGATTCCTTTGGGATGTCACTGCTCTGTGTTGGTGACATCATGGCTTGGCACCAGGGAGTGACCGAGTCCCTAGGGCGTTCTAGAGTTGGCACTGTCTGGAGGAAGAGGGAGCCCAGGGGCAGCAGTGTTGAAACAAGGAGCTTCAAAGcgaggggaagtggcagcagcagcagcaacactggGCCTGTGTTCTGCTTACCTGCTCTGGTGTGGGTGTGATGGGGGTGTCGCTGGAGGCACCTGGCCCCCCCGGCAAGGAGACAGGGTGCAGGATGGAGTCTACTCCCTGAGGGGAGTCGCCAGCAGGCGAGTTCTGTTCGGACGGAGAGTCGGAGCCATACACAgtctagagagagagaagaccaAGCACAgtgcgagagagagaggaatCAGACTGCTCACAGGCGAGAGGACACAGCCACTACAGAGGAATGTTTATACAAACTCACTGTCTGTTTCCGACAGCTCTGTCTGCTTCTCCTTACCATATCTTCCACAGCCCGTGTGCCCCTCATCACTCCACTTCCATGGCTTCTGCGCTTCGGGCAtagccccttcccacccccacagggCCCAACAAGTAGGCTGCAGAGACTCTGACTCCTAAGGTGAGCTCTGTGGGGTGGCTGCAGTCacagccccatgccccagccccgcccccataTGGCAGCAGCCATATCCCCTCCCCTCAGAGGCCCCCGATTACCCTCTGCGGCGTGTGGATGGGTGACAGCATATCCAGATCAGTCATGGGGAACTCCAGGCCTTTCCTCCTCAGGTCTTCATAGACAGTTACGACACCTGTCAGGTCTGGTGAGCTGCGGAACGCGTCTGCCCAGGACTGGGGAAAGAAGCAGACGCGCATCCCATGACCAGTTAAAGCATGCACCCTTCTACACAAGCACCTAAGGAAAACATAACCCAGGTCGGGGCCTATGCTCTGGAGATCAGTGCTTGGCACTGCCATGCCAGAGATCCATATCCCATTCTCGGCTCCAGGGGCTGGAAGAGCTGTGGGGGTAAGGCCCAGCATCTTAGAAGCTGTTATTCAGCACAGAATTGTGGGATACCCTGGTTCCTTGCTCCCCTACTGACCAGCATCTtgccaagtgctttggagggaggagagagaggggccCTGCCCGGCAATCAGACTTGCCAACTCCTTCCATCCCTCACTCACCTGTATGAGAGTCAGCACTTTGTCATGCACTATGGTGGGTGGGTTGTTCTTGGGGAGGATGATTCTCACCAGGACACTTTCCACAAAATCTTGGCTGGCCACGAGAGCGTGGAAGCGGTGGCCGCAGTTTTTAACGCACGTCTCCAGAACCTGCAGAGCCACAGGCGTTAGTTAGAGGCCCCTCCATCCCGACCCGTTTGCCTCGTTCCAACTGGAGGGACTTGAGTCCCCGCCTTTCAGTTTGAGGGGAGGGGTTAGCTCTTCCATGACACGACCTCCAGGTGTCTGGAGATGGAATGTCCATAGGGTAGAGGTGTAAGAAGTGGCAGGGAggtgagggtggagggagggaccCTTCAGCCTGGTGGGATCCTCATAACTGCTGGCTAGCTCAGCCTCCTAGCTGAAAAGTGGAGAGCGGCTTTACCTGAGCCGATTCGGGATCAGCTGGTACACGGGGCTCTAAAAGGAAAACCCCACATGATGGTATCCCTCATTGCACTTGAAGTAAAGCCAGTCAGATTTGCCACATGCCCAAGCATTGGGCACCTTGACTCCTATAGGAACCCCAGCCTTCCCTACACAGACAGCAGGAATCACATGGTGCCActcactctgcagctcccaagATGCAAGCATCCCTGCTGCACCATTCTCTTGACTCCACATCCCAGACTCCCTTTACAGTGCCATCTCACACCTTAGTCCAAGCCTCCttgtccccactccccagctgtgAATACCGCTCCCCCAGACAACTCCATATCCTCCCTGCCTTATTTGGTTCCAACCGTGACCAATGGAGCTGTACTGTGGTAACCCCTGGAGATGGCAAGGGCCAGAGGCAGAGCAACCCAAGGACCTAGCTGAGAAAGGGATTACCCCACTCACTGTCAAAGCCAGCATGACCTCATGGAAGTTCTTATTTCCTATGATCCTCTTCTTTATGGCTCGGAAGGCATCTTTGGGCCTGGAGAAAGATTACACAGAGGGCTAGACCGGCTGAAGATACACAAAACAACATGGCTGCCAGTTTCCAGGGACTTGCAGCGAGGGTTGCAATCAGCTGGCAATTTGCCCCAAGGCTTCTGGGGCGGCCCAAAGCAACAAGTGAGTTGGCTCCCCATGGTGGCTCTGCCTTGGGAGTAGTCATCAACACTAGCAAGTTACATTTCCTGGAACCACGGGCACTTGTGCTGACACCATCAACAATCCATTGTGTGCAGTGTGAGGCAGAAAGCGCGAGAAAGAACAGACAAAAGGAGCTGCACTA
This genomic interval carries:
- the TOM1 gene encoding target of Myb1 membrane trafficking protein — its product is MEFLLGSPFSSPVGQRIEKATDGSLQSENWALNMEICDIINETEEGPKDAFRAIKKRIIGNKNFHEVMLALTVLETCVKNCGHRFHALVASQDFVESVLVRIILPKNNPPTIVHDKVLTLIQSWADAFRSSPDLTGVVTVYEDLRRKGLEFPMTDLDMLSPIHTPQRTVYGSDSPSEQNSPAGDSPQGVDSILHPVSLPGGPGASSDTPITPTPEQIGKLRSELEVVNGNVKVMSEMLTELVPGQAEPSDLELLQELNRTCKAMQQRVLELIPRILHEQLTEELLIVNDNLNNVFLRYERFERLRAGQPIKVPIEVENSWTNTGPSAPLIDKPPEAANSLSSQLAGINLGSGSVSAGLQSLNSSGKLEEEFDMFALTRGSSLAEQRKEVKYEDPQANKGLAGALDARQQSTGAIPVPQAGFMEDIEQWLSTDVGEETEEAKGITSEEFDKFLEERAKVADQLPALPSPRAGPPTTSSPHRKQEKEDDTMFAL